The genomic segment ACTATTAATAATTAAGGATAATGTCTGTTGTAAATGTcagtaatttatcttttttgacttttataaaaatgatttagagGCTGAAATATGAAACCAGTTTTACAAATGGGAATATCTTCAAAGCGAGATTTTTGGAGATTTTGTCAGATTTAGCtcacttttgggtacaaatttgtccccaaaatatgtTTAAGTAGGTACAcatagacacacaaacacatatagagaaagagagacacattCACTTGCATAAGCTCTCTAAATTGTGAATTTCCATTAGTTTTTAGTttaatgacaatttttatttactttattttatactttacaaAACAAATGTACAAGGtggcaattaaattattaacatttgaTTTGTATGTAAAcattatctatattttttttttttggaaaaaagaaaCGTAAACCATCAGCAGAGAGTATTGGCCAATACATAAATAGTATCgtttttacaaatgaggaaattACAGCTGTCCCAACATAGAAAGTTTTGTCAAGTTTATCTCACTTCCGGGCAAAAAGCCCCAAAATTTGATtaagcacacatatatttattttagaaaattgCCAATGTTTGAATGTAACATTAATTCTCCCCATGTTTTGACAGTCTCCATTGTGCTTCTTCCTTTGAATGAACACACTGCAGAGGTTAGTGATAATGTTGATGATGATTGATATTGAACTGCTAAAAACAAAAAGATTTGGAAGATAACAAGTTATTTTGCAGGAGATTGACTGCAAAGACCATAAACATGAGGATATCAACAAGCTGAAGGGCAAGAACAAAGACATCTACACACTCTACACTATAATAGACAGACCAGAAGATCCATCAATCTACTCAACAGCAGATAAACCAGACGATTCAATGATCTACTCAACAGCAGATAAACCAGACGATTCAGTGATCTACTCAACAGCAGATAAACCAGACGATTCAGTGATCTACTCAACAGCAGATAAACCAGATGATTCAGTGATCTACTCAACAGCAGATAAACCAGACGATTCAATGATCTACTCAACAGCAGATAAACCAAAAGATTCAATTATCTACTCAACAGCAGAATGTCCAGAAGATTCAAGGATCTACTCAACAGCAGATAAATGAGACGATTCAATGATCTACTCAACAGCAGACAGACCAGAAGATTCAATGATCTACTCAACAGCAGATAAACGAGACGATTCAATGATCTACTCAACAGCAGATAAACGAGACGATTCAGTGATCTACTCAACAGCAGACAGACCAGAAGATCCAAGGATCTACTCAACAGCAGATAAACGAGACGATTCAATGAACTACTCAACAGCAGATAAACGAGACGATTCAGTGATCTACTCAACAGCAGACAGACCAGAAGATTCAAGGATCTACTCAACAGCAGATAAACGAGACAATTCAGTGATCTACTCAATAGCAGACAGACCAGAAGATTCAAGGATCTACTCAACAGCAGATAAATGAGACGATTCAATTATCTACTCAACAGCAGATAAATGAGACGATTCAATGATCTACTCAACAGCAGACAGACCAGAAGATTCAAGGATCTACTCAACAGCAGATAAACGAGACGATTCAATGATCTACTCAACAGCAGAAAAACGAGACGATTCAGTGATCTACTCAACAGCAGACAGACCAGAAGATTCAAGGATCTACTCAACAGCAGATAAACAAGACGATTCAGTGATCTACTCAACAGCAGACAGACCAGAAGATTCAATGATCTAATCAACAGCAGATAAATGAGACAATTCAGTGATCTACTCAACAGCAGACAGACCAGAAGATTCAAGGATCTACTCAACAGCAGATAAACGAGACGATTCAATGATCTACTCAACAGCAGACAGACCAGAAGATTCAAGGATCTACTCAACAGCAGATAAACGAGACGATTCAATGATCTACTCAACAGCAGATAAACGAGACGATTCAGTGATCTACTCAACAGCAGACAGACCAGAAGATCCAAGGATCTACTCAACAGCAGATAAACGAGACGATTCAATGATCTACTCAACAGCAGATAAACGAGACGATTCAGTGATCTACTCAACAGCAGACAGACCAGAAGATTCAAGGATCTACTCAACAGCAGATAAACGAGACAATTCAGTGATCTACTCAACAGCAGACAGACCAGAAGATTCAAGGATCTACTCAACAGCAGATAAATGAGACGATTCAATGATCTACTCAACAGCAGATAAATGAGACGATTCAATGATCTACTCAACAGCAGATAAATGAGACGATTCAATGATCTACTCAACAGCAGACAGACCAGAAGATTCAAGGATCTACTCAACAGCAGATAAACGAGACGATTCAATGATCTACTCAACAGCAGAAAAACGAGACGATTCAGTGATCTACTCAACAGCAGACAGACCAGAAGATTCAAGGATCTACTCAACAGCAGATAAACGAGACGATTCAGTGATCTACTCAACAGCAGACAGACCAGAAGATTCAATGATCTAATCAACAGCAGATAAACGAGACAATTCAGTGATCTACTCAACAGCAGACAGACCAGAAGATTCAAGGATCTACTCAACAGCGGATAAACGAGACGATTCAATGATCTACTCAACAGCAGACAGACCAGAAGATTCAAGGATCTACTCAACAGCAGATAAACGAGACGATTCAATGATCTACTCAACAGCAGATAAACGAGACGATTCAGTGATCTACTCAACAGCAGACAGACCAGAAGATCCAAGGATCTACTCAACAGCAGATAAACGAGACGATTCAATGATCTACTCAACAGCAGATAAACGAGACGATTCAGTGATCTACTCAACAGCAGACAGACCAGAAGATTCAAGGATCTACTCAACAGCAGATAAACGAGACAATTCAGTGATCTACTCAACAGCAGACAGACCAGAAGATTCAAGGATCTACTCAACAGCAGATAAATGAGACGATTCAATGATCTACTCAACAGCAGATAAATGAGACGATTCAATGATCTACTCAACAGCAGACAGACCAGAAGATTCAAGGATCTACTCAACAGCAGATAAACGAGACGATTCAATGATCTACTCAACAGCAGATAAACGAGACGATTCAGTGATCTACTCAACAGCAGACAGACCAGAAGATTCAAGGATCTACTCAACAGCAGATAAACGAGACGATTCAGTGATCTACTCAACAGCAGACAGACCAGAAGATTCAAGGATCTAATCAACAGCAGATAAACGAGACAATTCAGTGATCTACTCAACAGCAGACAGACCAGAAGATTCAAGGATCTACTCAACAGCAGATAAATGAGACGATTCAATGATCTACTCAACAGCAGACAGACCAGAAGATTCAACGATCTACTCAACAGCAGACAAACCAGAAGATTCAAGGATCTACTCAACAGCAGACAAAAAAAGATGATTAAATGATCTACTCAACAGCAGAATGTCCAGATGATTCAACCTCATGACATTTTTACTGACTGTTTCTCATAGTAGCTTCATGGACTCGAAGCTGATCCCACAATGCATCAGAATTGGatctactgtaaaaaataaaaatccaagattttactAAGAAATTTTGCATAAATAAGGGTTTATATGACCCTTTGAAATCCATTGTTTTTTCCAGGTTGAAAAATGTCCAAGATACTATTTTAAttgttcaatttaatttaataaatcaaaaagCAAGCCTAATTAtttgaaatcatgaaacttacaatatacatcaatttattaaagctttaacaaaaatacaactgttaaggccctatgaaatgtttttatttgcttcTATTTCTTGTAATATTTACCAAATTTGTTTTTCCATGAATTTTCTGAATTccattttaatgttttcattaaatatgaataatattaacaATCATAAAGCATCTCTAATAAACTGATTTTATATTaaacaattttataaaaatattatttgatataatttaacatattttttttctggtaaataattcttttaaaaatgttttaatagtaattttagtataagtcattatagtaataattattacattaagTAATATTTATGTCACGATTTCTTCAAGTTAagccaaacttttattttgatgagtTGTTGTGAACACCACTTTCTGTTTGTGTATGACACgacaatatttttttcaaaagaaatggtaaaatgctcctGAAATAACTATCAGAGCAGATCTAGCAATTATGTGAATGTTCTCacgtacatttacatttacatttaatgaaattaaatcaccaaagcgacttacaaatgagaacaatagaagcagtcaggtcaacaagagaacaacaacagtatacaagtgccatgacaagtctcagttagtctagaacagaacgcatagccagattttcttctttttttttttttttttatactgaggCTGTACCATTTagagtaaattccatttttattattGGAGTCAGCAAATTCCGTCTGTGTTTTCCTCattgtggaaatcatagggccctagattTGAATGAGCAATAATGTCCTCATCTGCATGACTATGTGGAACAGATGTAGACAGTCAGTCATTGGAAGACTTTGGTAATTTATTGTAATGTCagtgtattcattcattcactgatgTATTGTTTGTTGCACAGATAACAGTTACCCAAGTTGTATGTTATATTGTACTCATTTCTGatgttattatgtatttatttggaaAGCAGGCAGTGGCTTGTCTTATCATATGGGTTTATGGACAAATGACCTCATGTAAATAAACAGCTTCACTTCTGCTTTAGCTGTTATTGGCTCCTGATAACTGGATTGTGTGTTTCTTTATCTGTATGTCTTTTCAGGCACATGTGGGTGATTacagaataaatgtaatgtactcTAGCCTGATGGAGATGTCTATAGTCATGTTCTCTGTGAGTAATGTGATCACAAAGACAAGGGCTGACTGGATCCGAATGCAGaatgacatttaaatgaaaataaggaaatggaaaacaaaaaaacacaaacaaatcactAGGACAGACAACCAAGACTTAacaaagcacaaagaaacacaaggGCGATAAAATGGATTATAAGAAAACAAGACGTGCCTGAAAACAATCAATAAACTAAACACAGAAACGGCAACCAGACTACAAGATTAGGACATGACATGGAACAATAAGAAACGACAGAAGTACAACTACAACACAGAAGTCCTAAAAAAATCATAGAGCTGGAAATATATGACAAAGATGTTGATTAGTCAACCGGAAATTTACAAAAAGAGCTCAAATGTTACTCAGCTGCAGAAATTGATACCTAATCTGGTTGATATGAATATATTTAGCACACATGCATGTCTAAATGTTTGCCTAAAGATGACAACAAGGAGTGAAAGCATGTTTTAAGAAGGTGGATAAGTGTGTTTGCATTGGGACTGTTTTAACAGTCGTATATGTATTAGATACATGTTGATATAATCCCAGGATGTGCTGCATGATATGTATGGTTAAATGTGTAGTATGATCATAATTAGAGGCAGGATGTTtgccttttcattttcatataaatctctgtatttgaaaataactCTGTTtcatgtatattatttattatattgtatacaTTTACAATAAGAAAACTTTACAGATTTCAAAAGCTTTTAAAGCTTGAAAATGATTTGATTTTCTCTATCATTTAGCACCCAAAACTCCACCCTCAGTATCATTACCATCACCCTCATcaccgtcatcatcatcatcatcatcatcatcatcatcatcatcattatcatcatcagtcACAACTCCACCCATTTCACTAAATTCCCAGCCGTCGACATCTGATTTCACATGGGATTCTCCGTTTGTCTCGAATGGTATATTGGTGGTCCGTTCATTCGTCTTCTCTCATTGACCTGCAGTTATCAGAGAATCAGTCTCTCGTTGTGTTTTCTCTCAGGTTTGTCTCTGATCATTGTTGTGTCTGTGGTTGTTCCTCTCCTCATCGCTGGACTCGTTTCATGTATACTGACTGTGTGCATGAAGCGTCAGGCTCGAGCTAAAGGTGGGGATTTGTCTTGAAGTCTCAAGGAACTAATTCCATGGGTGCATGGCATTTGTTACCCACAGGGTTAAGTTTGTCAGAGTCATTTATCAATGAGAATCGTGTTTACCATTGTTTGCCAGTAAATTACATTGTTGTGTGAGGAATGAGAAAATAGAAAGATGATTTTGACAATGCTCTGTGATGTTCAGAtctgatatattattaaatatgaattattatcgttgatgctattattactatattcAGTGTAGTGTATTTGTTTTAACAGGCTCTGAGTCAGTCTCTAAAATGCCTGAACCTGGAAGAGAAAACACTGAAGCGGTTTGTGAAATCAAATAGTTTGTTAAGaataaatgtttgaatgaatgacCTTTAATTTCTAATTTTCTTCACAGGTTCCTCAATCTCTGTACATTTACGAGGAGATTAAAGACACCAGACCTCACACTGGCTGCAAAACTTCCcaattacccacaaacccctctgattcTACAAAAACAGTTTATGCTACGGCCCAgttacccacaaacccctctgattATATTAACACAGTTTATTCTACTCCGCAATTACCCACAACCCCCTCTGATTATATTACCACAGTTTATTCTACTCCGCAATTACCCACAACCCCCTCTGATTATATTACCACAGCTTATTCTACTCTGCAATTACCCACAACCCCCTCTGATTCTATTACCACAGTTCATTCTACTCCGcaattacccacaaacccctctgattGTATTGCCACAGTTTATTCTACTCCGCAATTACCCACAAACCCCCCTAATTGTATTGCCACAGTTTATTCTACTCCGcaattacccacaaacccctctgattGTATTGCCACAGTTTATTCTactccacaattacccacaaacccctctgattGTATTGCCACAGTTTATTCTACTCCGCAATTACCCACAACCCCCTCTGATTCTATTACCACAGTTTATTCTACTCCGCAATTACCCACAACCCCCTCTGATTCTATTACCACAGTTTATTCTACTCCGCAATTACCCACAACCCCCTCTGATTCTATTACCACAGTTTATTCTACTCCGCAATTACCCACAACCCCCTCTGATTCTATTACCACAGTTTATTCTACTCCGCAATTACCCACAACCCCCTCTGATTCTATTACCACAGTCTATTCTACTCCGCAATTACCCACAACCCCCTCTGATTCTATTACCACAGTCTATTCTACTCCGCAATTACCCACAACCCCCTCTGATTCTATTACCACAGTTCATTCTACTCCGcaattacccacaaacccctctgattGTATTGCCACAGTTTATTCTTCTCCGcaattacccacaaacccctctgattGTATTGCCACAGTTTATTCTactccacaattacccacaaacccctctgattGTATTGCCACACTTTATTCTACTCTGCAATTACCCACAACCCCCTCTGATTCTATTACCACAGTTTATTCTACTCCGCAATTACCCACAACCCCCTCTGATTCTATTACCACAGTTTATTCTACTCCGcaattacccacaaacccctctgattGTATTGCCACACTTTATTCTACTCCGcaattacccacaaacccctctgattGTATTGCCACAGTTTATTCTactccacaattacccacaaacccctctgattGTATTGCCACAGTTTATTCTACTCTGCAATTACCCACAATCCCCTCTGATTCTATTACCACAGTTTATTCTACTCCGCAATTACCCACAACCCCCTCTGATTCTATTACCACAGTTTATTCTACTCCGCAATTACCCACAACCCCCTCTGATTCTATTACCACAGTCTATTCTACTCCGCAATTACCCACAAACCCCCTCTGTTGAGTGGCATAAACAGTGAAAGAATCAGTTAACCACAAATCTTGCTATGTTTATAGCACACTGTTTATGCTACCGTTTAACAGTGCTGAAATTCGCTTACTTTTGatgaaattgacattttaaatgaaaatgtaatttaataatattttgcaaagataaaggacaaaatatgtttgcagttacatattaacaaggcgATATTCaggtatatttaataaaaaataagagtaacaaaAAAAGCTTGTATTGTTGTGTTTCTTTCGTCCCAACAGacggggtcaaaagtaacaatgtacAACTTGTGTTCAAAGTGAAATTATACTGACGTCGTTTTGCATTCGTataaaataccacctggtattgatagaccaaaCTTCTGAGTCATTGACCACAGCAAAAATGTATATCTATCTGATTctgaatcattatttttttaaattctgtttttCAAAAAAGTGGTATTTTCATCCCTGCTCTCCCTTAAATGATAACAGAACACatttttgtgaactattcctttaatgtattattattattattattattattaaattatactctaaataagaaactaCCTGCAGGTGCCAGCGGGTGTTGGGTAAATGTCtttatgaatcatttattcatttgattcaaacggctgattcattcaggaatacaGTAAATGGCTTTCTTTATGAATGGGtctttgaatcattgattcacacaCGATTCATTCAAACCGTGGATTCATTCCAAAACTAAACACCACTGGGCTTTTCGGAGATGCACAACGATTCATGTTCTCTGTGAAATAGGTGGAGTtgtgactgatgatgatgatgatgatgaaacttAGGGTGGTGCTTTGGGCTTTAAATGATAGAGAAAATCATTGGCATTGACAAACAGTGTTTCATTTtcatgttctctgcaaaatttagCAAAAACACATAATACAGTGtataaaatataacacaatatcaacttcttatttactgaactgttgtgtcaaatcacatttgcactcgtgaTATTCTGGACAAAcagcactcgtgtgatattgctctCACTGCTCGTGTGATTCGCTTATCATCTCTTGATATAGACtaaaaatgagacaaaaacacaTATGGGGCATTTTTGCAccaatatcttaattaatttatttttttgtcatcagaggtttatttatttttatacatacaacaaacatcacaaaacaccaaaacaacaacaacagacatcTTCCACACACTCAAACGGAGGTTTGACCACACTTTCTCCATAGTcgacagatagacagaaaaaTATTTGGATACGTGACCGATCCACACCGGAGCAAAACATGTCCCCAAAAAGCCCAGTGTCAAGAACTAGATAGAAGATCGCAGCAGAAACACCTTCTTATTCTCCTCTCCTTCCTCTGTTGCAGTGAGCTGATAAAATCCTATGCTTTTCTGAAAATAGTTGAACATCATATGCTCATCATTGTGCTATGGTTTAATTATGGCCGGATAGATAAGAAACAGCCACAGACCCAGTGTTGTCATCCTCCTAATGAGCGGTTTGAGGGTCCTTCTCCTGGCAGACAGGACTGGACTGAAGTCCTGCGTATATTTCACCGGGTATGCTGCTCCGTGCACCCTTCAGGATCGCTGATCTGTCTTGCCATCTCAGCACACGAAAGATAAGAGTATGTGGCTGGCCGCTGAGAGTTACTTTTTCTTTCGTCATAGATGTGATAAACCAGCTCAATCTCAATATCGCGTACTTTCAGTGCAGGAATCCACTTGGAAAGATTATCTCTGAGAAAGCCGCCCCCTTTGGTAACCCCACCAGTCATACGTTATTTCTCCTGCTCCTATCCTCCATGTTTATCACTTTATTGGTATGTTGTTCTAGCTGTTTTCTCAGGTTCGTGAGTAGCCTCCTATCCTCTCGTGCAGCTGCTTGAACGGAATCGACCCGGTCACGTGTCTGTTTCACCGCAATGACTAGCTTTTCAACTTCTGTTTTTAGCTCTTTTACATAATTGTTGGTCGCTTGTATGTCCATATGTAGGTCACCGAATACTGGGGTCAGTACAGAGTCTATCACATCTCTTACTGTCGAGGCCACAACTGAATCCAAAGTGCTTTGCTGCTCTTTAAGGGCTAGCTTGATACCGTTAGCAATGGCGCCATCAGTCTCTTCTTTAGTGATGGTCGAATCTTTGAATTGTTTCTTTATTGGCTATTTCTCAATCACTCTTTTCTGATTGTGCTTGACCGTACTCTCTTGAAGTACTCATGATGGAGTAGATAGAAAGTGCTTCGAAATATGCTATCAGGATTGTAGAATATTTGACAAAGTGAGCAGAGTGAAGGGCCTTGTGTCCGCCGCTGTTGAAGGGTCACATGATCTCTCAATCTCTTGAATTTAAGAGCATGACTGCATTTATGGAGTTGTTGCCCTctgcatcatatttgtcaacagtTAACTGTATGAAATGCACGGGCAGATTGGCCATCTGGCAATTCTGGCAagtgttcacacaaaaaatagtaataataaaaaagaaatcttCATGCTATTTACATTATTCGCCACAACATGAGATAAGAGTGAATGTTTGTAAATCTCTATCCAGACTTTCTTCTGTAATTTCATGTGTCtaagaaattgtaaaaaaaaaaaaaaaaaaaaacacgtaggCCTAAAATATACTTCTCAGGAACTTTAAAAGTTACTCTAGAACATTTTAAATCAGACTTTCACTTTCAAGTACCGTGATTAGGAAACCGACGAATAggctataataaaaatataatttgctaGTTCACATGCATTAGCCTATTTAATACGGATggtcaaacattttaaataaacatttttatgaattaatttttttgatgGAAGGCTAAATTTATGTGTTCAAAAATACCGTAAAAATAATCCTATGAAATATTACACTTAAAAAGAGTGGTTTTCTTTTAAAACGTCATTTCtgtgatttaaagctgaattttcagcatcattacttcagtcttcagtgtcacatggttctTCAGAAATTATCCCAATATGTTATGTTGCAGCTTAATTATTATCAGTTATTATTTGTGATCAATTGGCTCTTAGTATTATCAATACTAAAAACTGGTTTTGTGTTTAGAAGAAATTGTGGAAACTGAGATACTAAATTTTTCAGGCCTTATACGGGACTAATTATGTTAActatttcaggattatttgatgaatgcaAAACACTTATGTGAAATtaatttgctatatatatatatatatatagaaccaaTAGAAGTGCTCCATAAAAACAGTCCACATTCTGCACTACATTTCttttctgtgtctctccacatcattTTATGCTggtatgctcttctgtatcataggtgccacaaggatgcgctctTTTCTTTccaatcaaagctaaatacacgtagaaacagtgcatccttgtggtgcAGATGACACAgaagcacatatatatatatatatatatatatatatatatatatatatatatatatattaaaaaatatgtaaatctctctctgtctcactctctctggCTCTCTATTGTACAATAGATGTAGACAGTCTTTTGACTTTATTAAGGAGGTTAACTTTTGTAGATGCATCTAAGGTTCAGAGCATATTTGCAGCTGTATGTTATTTAATACTCATTACTGATGTTATTTGtataaaatttgtttgttcatgtgAAATGAAGGCAGTGGCTCATCTTATTATGGATTTCCATATATTTTGCATAGTTGAACAGTTCCATTCATGGCCAGGCAGCAGCTCTCAACACTGAAGCTGCATACAGGACAAAGtgcatttgaatatttaaataaggaaacagactcagaaaaacctaaaaacaaatgaaaacacaaaagagCTTCACAGCTTTGTGTCTCATCTGTGTTTAACAGGATCCAGATTCAAGTCATAATACATGCAAACCTACAGTTTATGGACAAATGAATTCATATGCAATATTAaacaaatttttaatttatatgaaaCTTCTGTTGTACTGTTTCACTTCTTATTTAGTGCTTATTGGCTCCTGATACATTACTGATGTGTTACctcatttgttttatatttgctCATCAGGTAAATATGTTTGTGTAATCATAAATGTAAGATGATATTTTATGTGTACTTTATTCATGTATTTAGTTAAATGATTAGccaatatttcatttatattatcaatattttaaagtgAATGTGTTTTCTGTATTCAGTTGTTCCTGCAGAACTGAATGTGGAAACCGAAGCTATTTGAATATGACGGGAGAAGGGAAGTAAAGTGAAAGTGTGGGAAGTGTGTTGACTTGCTTCTTCATGTCACCaatgaatgttttctttt from the Carassius carassius chromosome 7, fCarCar2.1, whole genome shotgun sequence genome contains:
- the LOC132144276 gene encoding hepatitis A virus cellular receptor 1-like; its protein translation is MKRQARAKGSESVSKMPEPGRENTEAVPQSLYIYEEIKDTRPHTGCKTSQLPTNPSDSTKTVYATAQLPTNPSDYINTVYSTPQLPTTPSDYITTVYSTPQLPTTPSDYITTAYSTLQLPTTPSDSITTVHSTPQLPTNPSDFEHHMLIIVLWFNYGRIDKKQPQTQCCHPPNERFEGPSPGRQDWTEVLRIFHRVTEYWGQYRVYHISYCRGHN